One segment of Pseudanabaena sp. PCC 6802 DNA contains the following:
- a CDS encoding IS4 family transposase — MKAKHRYGNPDLRRRVSVPAPSNEELEARLRDWLSPGTFANLKTVRDKTRQLRERVLTLPVMCAIVLSLVYRQIGGLSEVLRLLEQDGLLWVEAKRVTKQALSERLRTLPAALFVQMWEQVLMRLPVSANSALVPQAWGQVQASFTTVAMADGSVLEALAKKLERLRNQKFPLGGKMMALVDAWSLRPLGIWYTPDEHANDKTWSQQLLERLPVDGLLVFDLGFFSFVWFDTFTETQKWFVTRLRQKSAYKVTRVLSQGNFYRDELIELGQYRSNPCTHPLRLVSVLWGKTWYTYLTNVLEPTRLSPQQVCDLYRRRWQIEDAFLLTKRLLGLSYLWVCGSNGVKIQLYSTWIFYVLLMDLCAQVAVALRQPLECISVEMVFRSFYHFSRARQQGRATDLVTFLVTYAKSFGLVKSKRKRQRQIQAHSLDIWADALT, encoded by the coding sequence ATGAAGGCAAAACATCGATATGGGAATCCAGATTTGCGGCGACGAGTGAGCGTGCCCGCGCCGAGCAATGAAGAGTTAGAAGCGCGACTGCGGGATTGGTTGAGTCCAGGGACATTTGCTAATCTCAAAACGGTGCGAGACAAAACTCGACAGTTGCGCGAGCGAGTGTTAACGTTGCCCGTGATGTGTGCGATCGTGTTGAGCCTAGTGTATCGACAGATCGGCGGACTAAGTGAAGTGCTGCGCTTGCTGGAACAGGATGGCTTGTTATGGGTGGAGGCAAAGCGAGTGACGAAGCAAGCCCTGTCAGAGCGCTTGCGTACGCTGCCTGCGGCTTTGTTTGTGCAGATGTGGGAACAAGTACTGATGCGGTTGCCCGTGTCCGCAAATTCAGCGCTGGTGCCGCAGGCATGGGGACAGGTACAGGCAAGCTTTACAACCGTGGCCATGGCAGATGGGTCGGTTCTCGAAGCGTTAGCAAAGAAGCTGGAGCGCCTGCGCAACCAGAAATTCCCCTTAGGGGGTAAGATGATGGCGTTGGTGGATGCCTGGAGTTTGCGTCCTTTAGGGATTTGGTACACCCCAGATGAACACGCCAATGATAAAACCTGGAGTCAGCAACTGTTGGAGCGATTGCCCGTGGATGGGCTGTTGGTGTTTGACTTAGGGTTTTTTAGTTTCGTCTGGTTTGATACATTCACCGAAACCCAGAAATGGTTTGTCACCCGCTTGCGGCAAAAGAGCGCCTACAAAGTCACTCGCGTTCTGAGTCAGGGCAATTTCTATCGCGATGAACTGATCGAATTAGGACAGTATCGCTCTAATCCCTGTACCCATCCACTGCGCTTGGTCTCCGTCTTGTGGGGCAAAACCTGGTACACCTATCTTACCAATGTCCTGGAACCGACTCGCCTCTCCCCTCAACAAGTCTGCGACCTCTATCGACGGCGTTGGCAGATTGAAGATGCCTTCTTGCTCACGAAGCGATTGTTAGGTTTATCATACTTGTGGGTCTGCGGTAGCAATGGCGTCAAAATTCAGCTTTATAGTACTTGGATCTTCTACGTGCTACTGATGGATCTCTGCGCTCAAGTCGCAGTTGCCTTGCGCCAACCCCTTGAATGCATTTCAGTGGAAATGGTGTTCCGCAGTTTCTATCACTTTTCCCGTGCTCGTCAACAAGGTCGTGCAACCGACCTTGTAACATTCCTGGTCACTTATGCCAAATCCTTTGGCCTGGTTAAATCAAAGCGGAAACGACAGCGACAGATTCAGGCGCACTCCCTTGACATCTGGGCGGATGCCTTAACTTGA
- a CDS encoding protein kinase domain-containing protein: protein MIGTILRGRYAILQQLGTGGFGETYVAEDRDLPGSPKCVVKRLKPQSKDPFVWQTAKRLFDTEAAVLYQLGSHAQIPRLMAHFEEDRQFYLVQEFIEGRDLSQELLLGVQWSEGQVLTFLRDTLGILEFVHQQNVIHRDIKPANIIRRFSDGKLALIDFGAVKEIRSLMTTVQVQSGSSVAVGTPGYMPGEQAIGKPRFSSDIYALGMTAVQALTGMPPERLKEDITTGELAWRQHAQVSEATAKVIDKMVRSHFRDRYQSASEVLSDLGQKVSETAVDKPQPFRLVPILAGLGIIGTVIGISFAAPRFVAHNIQPTPPVTTTTSAAPNPTPTVTAPTTSPKADPATDAIIDRGADLWNNRKYAEALVEFDRAIALNDNYDRAWSWRASALNSLKRYEEAINAADRATALNASNAYALSNRGFALEKLKRYDEALAAYDRAVEINPNLDFAWKGRSTQLISLERYNEALESADKAIRLNAKDAYALVNRGFALEKLQRHDEALKTYELAVGIAPNDAVVVGYRDRLEQRLKTKG from the coding sequence ATGATTGGCACCATACTACGAGGACGCTACGCAATACTGCAACAACTAGGAACTGGTGGGTTTGGCGAAACCTATGTAGCTGAAGATCGCGACTTACCCGGATCGCCTAAATGCGTAGTTAAGCGGTTAAAACCACAGTCTAAAGATCCCTTTGTCTGGCAGACGGCAAAACGCCTGTTCGATACCGAAGCGGCAGTACTATATCAATTAGGCAGCCACGCTCAGATTCCCAGACTAATGGCACACTTTGAGGAAGATCGGCAGTTTTATCTGGTGCAAGAGTTTATCGAGGGGCGGGATTTAAGCCAGGAGTTGTTGCTCGGCGTGCAGTGGAGCGAGGGGCAGGTGCTGACATTTCTGCGAGATACCTTGGGAATTTTGGAATTTGTCCATCAGCAAAATGTGATTCACCGCGATATCAAGCCCGCTAATATTATTCGACGCTTTAGCGATGGCAAATTAGCGTTAATTGATTTTGGTGCGGTCAAGGAAATCCGATCGCTAATGACAACAGTGCAGGTACAGTCTGGCAGCTCGGTTGCAGTCGGCACGCCCGGATATATGCCTGGCGAGCAGGCTATAGGCAAGCCCCGCTTTAGTAGCGACATTTACGCTTTGGGCATGACGGCAGTGCAAGCTTTAACGGGTATGCCCCCAGAGCGTCTCAAGGAAGACATTACCACGGGCGAACTGGCATGGCGACAGCACGCCCAGGTAAGCGAGGCTACAGCAAAGGTAATTGACAAGATGGTGCGATCGCATTTTCGCGATCGCTATCAGTCCGCCAGCGAAGTTCTCAGCGACCTGGGACAAAAGGTATCTGAAACGGCGGTAGATAAGCCTCAGCCGTTTAGACTAGTGCCTATCCTGGCAGGTTTGGGCATCATCGGTACGGTAATTGGTATAAGTTTCGCTGCGCCTAGATTTGTGGCGCACAACATCCAGCCCACTCCTCCGGTTACCACAACCACCTCAGCCGCTCCTAACCCTACTCCCACAGTAACTGCACCTACTACTTCGCCCAAGGCCGATCCTGCGACCGATGCCATCATCGATCGCGGAGCAGATTTATGGAACAACCGCAAATATGCCGAAGCCCTGGTTGAGTTCGATCGAGCGATCGCGCTGAACGATAACTACGATCGCGCCTGGAGTTGGAGAGCTTCTGCTCTAAATTCCCTCAAACGCTATGAAGAGGCAATTAACGCCGCCGATCGCGCGACTGCTTTGAATGCCAGCAATGCCTATGCCTTATCCAATCGCGGCTTTGCCCTTGAAAAACTCAAGCGTTACGACGAAGCATTGGCAGCCTACGATCGAGCGGTAGAAATTAATCCTAATCTAGATTTTGCGTGGAAAGGGCGTAGTACCCAGCTTATTTCTCTAGAGCGTTATAACGAAGCGCTGGAGTCTGCCGATAAAGCGATTAGACTGAATGCCAAGGATGCCTATGCTCTTGTCAATCGCGGTTTTGCCCTCGAAAAACTGCAACGCCATGACGAGGCGCTGAAAACCTATGAGCTTGCTGTGGGGATCGCACCAAACGATGCTGTTGTAGTCGGCTACCGCGATCGCCTGGAGCAAAGGTTAAAAACTAAAGGCTAA
- a CDS encoding DUF6220 domain-containing protein, with protein sequence MTITSETEGDVAAASWVKLGFYATSILFNVCLIAQVLTVGVAYFSDPAWWTVHVWLVRGYGGLSLILLAGSLIAPFSDRVRSLAASLPVLLGLQFCSIHLKTSLHLEVLHPLIGFILFYVSSSLVHRVSREYI encoded by the coding sequence ATGACTATAACTTCGGAAACAGAAGGGGATGTTGCTGCTGCAAGCTGGGTAAAACTTGGGTTTTACGCGACTTCCATCCTCTTTAACGTTTGTCTAATTGCTCAGGTATTAACGGTTGGTGTTGCCTACTTCAGCGATCCGGCTTGGTGGACTGTTCACGTGTGGCTCGTGCGAGGGTATGGTGGCCTGTCGTTAATATTGCTGGCAGGGTCATTAATTGCTCCATTCTCAGACAGAGTTCGCTCGCTCGCCGCAAGTCTACCTGTGCTGCTTGGACTTCAGTTTTGCAGCATTCATCTCAAAACTTCGCTTCACTTAGAGGTACTTCATCCTCTGATTGGCTTCATATTATTCTATGTTTCCTCAAGCCTCGTACACCGTGTATCGCGTGAGTATATATAG
- a CDS encoding DNA cytosine methyltransferase — translation MKRPIAIDLFAGAGGLSLGFEQAGFDVVAAVEIDPIHAAIHQFNFPECVVIPRSVIGLTGNEIRKAARIGNRRVDVVFGGAPCQGFSLMGQRALDDPRNALVREFVRIVSELQASYFVFENVKGLTIGKHRQFLEEIITAFEEIGYNILLPWQVLNASGYGVPQDRQRLILMGAQKGKQLPSYPIPTTRAAGSTKGDLPMGPSCYDALSDLPEAEEFIALINSDEVKTNAWGKASKYARIMRCNDEDAWSYGYKRKWDSKLLTCSMRTEHTQISRLRFAKTEPGKVEPISRFFRLPSNGVSNTLRAGTDSARGAFTSPRPIHYDRARCITVREMARLHSFPDWFRFHETKWHGARQIGNAVPPALARAVATQIIQAMNVKPERPELILKLGDLPLLRLDMSQASSYWDIVVPIAKRDRKSGVTKRTQEEIEMSSINEAAYG, via the coding sequence ATGAAGCGACCGATCGCCATAGATTTGTTTGCTGGAGCAGGAGGGCTAAGCCTCGGATTTGAGCAAGCGGGATTTGATGTCGTCGCTGCGGTTGAAATCGATCCTATCCATGCCGCCATTCATCAGTTTAACTTCCCTGAATGCGTGGTAATTCCTCGTTCAGTTATTGGTTTGACTGGCAATGAGATTCGCAAAGCGGCCAGGATTGGTAATCGCAGAGTTGATGTCGTATTTGGTGGTGCACCGTGTCAAGGGTTTTCGCTCATGGGACAAAGAGCGCTTGACGATCCTCGCAATGCATTAGTCAGAGAGTTTGTGCGCATTGTCTCCGAACTCCAAGCTAGTTACTTTGTGTTTGAGAATGTCAAAGGGTTAACTATAGGAAAGCACCGTCAGTTTCTTGAAGAAATTATTACAGCTTTTGAGGAGATTGGATATAATATTCTCCTCCCTTGGCAAGTCCTTAATGCTTCTGGTTATGGAGTTCCACAAGATCGTCAACGTCTCATTTTGATGGGGGCACAAAAAGGGAAACAGCTTCCATCCTATCCAATTCCTACTACACGCGCAGCGGGTAGCACTAAAGGTGATCTACCTATGGGGCCATCCTGTTACGATGCATTATCTGACTTACCAGAAGCCGAAGAGTTTATTGCGTTGATTAACAGTGATGAAGTAAAGACTAATGCTTGGGGCAAGGCAAGCAAATATGCCCGCATAATGCGCTGTAATGATGAAGATGCCTGGAGTTATGGATACAAACGCAAATGGGACTCTAAACTTCTAACTTGTAGTATGAGGACTGAGCATACTCAAATTTCACGTTTGAGGTTTGCTAAAACTGAGCCAGGGAAAGTCGAACCTATATCAAGATTTTTCCGACTACCTAGCAACGGGGTATCAAATACACTACGGGCAGGTACAGATTCAGCGCGCGGGGCGTTTACGAGTCCAAGACCAATTCACTACGATCGTGCCCGTTGTATCACCGTGCGAGAGATGGCGCGCTTGCATAGCTTTCCTGACTGGTTTAGATTTCATGAGACTAAGTGGCATGGAGCTCGTCAAATTGGGAATGCTGTCCCCCCAGCTCTAGCTCGCGCTGTTGCAACTCAAATTATACAAGCAATGAATGTCAAGCCAGAACGTCCAGAACTCATATTAAAGCTAGGCGATCTGCCACTGTTGCGACTAGATATGTCCCAGGCATCGAGTTATTGGGATATTGTTGTACCAATTGCTAAGCGAGATCGTAAAAGCGGAGTAACGAAAAGGACACAGGAAGAAATAGAAATGAGCAGTATTAACGAGGCTGCATATGGCTAA
- a CDS encoding DJ-1/PfpI family protein, which produces MTDSQKHIIGLVFYPGMTSLDIVGPHQVFSALPGVELHRIWKTLDPITCDDGLVILPDTTFANCPPLDVICVGGGLEQRSVVDDPEVLEFFRKQGSTAKFITSVCGGSEFLAKAGLLQGYRAATHWGMREQLMANLGVEVGTERVVVDRNRITGGGVTAGIDFGLTIASILYDEETAKIVQLLLEYDPAPPFDVGSPEKAGPELVKKAVLFMQGLSSLELAKSAS; this is translated from the coding sequence ATGACTGACTCACAAAAACACATCATTGGTTTGGTCTTTTATCCTGGCATGACATCACTGGACATTGTAGGTCCCCATCAAGTTTTTAGTGCGCTTCCCGGTGTCGAACTGCATCGGATCTGGAAAACGCTAGACCCGATTACATGCGATGACGGATTGGTAATTTTGCCGGATACCACCTTTGCAAATTGCCCGCCCCTGGACGTGATTTGTGTCGGTGGCGGTTTAGAGCAACGTTCAGTCGTAGACGATCCAGAGGTGCTGGAGTTTTTCCGCAAACAAGGCAGCACTGCCAAGTTTATTACTTCTGTGTGTGGCGGGTCGGAGTTTCTGGCGAAGGCAGGGCTGCTACAGGGTTATCGAGCAGCCACGCACTGGGGAATGCGCGAACAACTGATGGCAAATCTGGGTGTTGAGGTTGGTACCGAGCGCGTCGTTGTCGATCGCAATCGCATCACGGGTGGAGGCGTAACAGCCGGGATCGATTTTGGTTTAACGATCGCGAGTATCCTTTACGATGAGGAAACCGCCAAGATTGTGCAATTATTACTGGAGTACGATCCCGCTCCTCCGTTTGATGTCGGTTCGCCCGAAAAAGCGGGACCTGAGTTGGTCAAGAAAGCAGTGTTATTTATGCAGGGGTTGTCAAGTTTAGAACTTGCAAAATCAGCAAGCTGA
- a CDS encoding LuxR C-terminal-related transcriptional regulator — MIVSLKLLFEEIYQAKDEDDLRSHLAPKLGEYFAAKRSGIFFFDRLKADRKFQPILNLALSLEHNPVARYIAERHTPVHEGLVTTPKTWKLICPRPDHWHVMAGPIVERGQVVGSVGCTRERSMPAFDAQDLADLSAICLHLSAWTATVRFAQSVTSKPPHQPFSTHRLTPRELQIANLVASGRTNAEIGNELWITENSVKQALKRMFRKLRVSSRTEMVAQLSTPESGLRQVQ; from the coding sequence ATGATCGTTTCCTTGAAGCTGTTATTTGAAGAAATTTATCAAGCAAAGGATGAGGATGATTTGCGATCGCACCTTGCACCAAAACTTGGGGAGTACTTTGCTGCCAAGCGCTCGGGCATCTTTTTCTTCGATCGGCTAAAAGCCGATCGAAAGTTTCAACCCATTCTCAACCTTGCCCTATCTTTGGAACATAATCCTGTGGCGCGTTATATCGCAGAACGTCATACTCCCGTCCATGAAGGATTGGTGACCACGCCCAAGACTTGGAAATTAATCTGTCCGCGTCCGGATCACTGGCATGTGATGGCAGGACCGATCGTCGAGCGCGGTCAAGTCGTTGGTTCAGTGGGATGTACCCGCGAAAGATCGATGCCTGCCTTTGATGCCCAAGATTTAGCCGATCTGAGTGCTATTTGTTTGCATCTATCCGCGTGGACTGCAACCGTGCGATTCGCACAAAGCGTAACTTCAAAACCTCCGCACCAACCGTTTAGTACCCATCGATTAACGCCGCGTGAGTTACAGATTGCCAACTTGGTTGCTTCAGGGCGAACCAACGCAGAGATCGGGAATGAACTTTGGATTACCGAGAATTCTGTCAAGCAGGCTTTGAAGCGAATGTTTCGTAAACTTAGAGTTTCGTCGCGTACAGAAATGGTTGCACAACTCTCTACACCAGAATCAGGACTTAGGCAGGTACAATGA
- a CDS encoding glycosyltransferase, with protein MYLALLLLICLSLFASLVAIAIFSKRLQASMAQAPNLAPVASDVRDTSSIGVVIPAYNEEINIRDCVQSVLQSDLADPTKLEVWIADDESQDATGTIARELAAMDARVKAIAVPPRPKDRVWRGKNWACANAAPHVTSEYLLFIDADVRLEPGAIAAAIAESKAHQSDLFSCAPEMICGCFSEWLVQPIMMSILAVGFNFEAVNDARDLESAFAAGPFMLFKRNAYEKIGGHRAIAGELVEDLELARLIKKSGLRLRYILGLGLIKVRMYQSFAALWEGWTKNFYMGSQRNLGATLYFALAMTLIFVMPWLGLISSTIGYLLSVDDAKGFSLLAIAMSLVAIGLQYYLRSSAARSFKQPLRYWWLGWLSGALVVAIAIASVIKTETGWGWTWRGRSLAVPTK; from the coding sequence ATGTACTTAGCCTTGCTCCTGCTTATTTGCTTATCTCTGTTTGCCTCACTGGTCGCGATCGCCATATTCAGCAAACGCTTGCAAGCCTCTATGGCTCAAGCCCCTAATCTAGCGCCCGTGGCGAGCGACGTACGCGATACCTCATCGATCGGCGTAGTCATCCCTGCCTATAACGAAGAAATTAATATTCGAGACTGCGTGCAGTCAGTTTTGCAGAGCGATCTAGCCGATCCTACCAAATTAGAGGTTTGGATTGCCGATGACGAGTCTCAAGATGCCACTGGCACGATCGCTCGGGAATTAGCGGCGATGGATGCAAGGGTCAAAGCGATCGCCGTACCCCCGCGTCCAAAGGATCGAGTATGGCGCGGCAAGAATTGGGCCTGCGCTAATGCAGCTCCCCATGTGACGAGCGAATATTTATTATTCATCGATGCGGATGTACGGCTAGAGCCAGGTGCGATCGCGGCGGCGATCGCTGAATCAAAAGCACATCAGAGCGATCTATTTAGCTGCGCGCCGGAAATGATTTGTGGTTGTTTTTCGGAGTGGCTGGTGCAACCAATTATGATGAGCATCCTGGCGGTTGGATTTAACTTTGAAGCGGTTAATGATGCCAGAGATCTAGAATCTGCCTTTGCGGCTGGCCCATTTATGCTATTTAAGCGGAATGCCTACGAAAAAATTGGCGGACACCGCGCGATTGCTGGCGAGCTAGTTGAGGATTTAGAACTCGCACGGTTAATCAAAAAGAGCGGTTTAAGATTGCGCTATATTCTGGGGTTGGGATTAATTAAAGTGCGGATGTATCAGTCATTTGCGGCGCTATGGGAAGGGTGGACCAAGAATTTCTATATGGGGTCGCAACGCAATCTGGGAGCAACGCTGTACTTCGCCTTAGCCATGACTTTGATATTTGTCATGCCCTGGTTAGGGTTAATCTCATCAACTATCGGTTATCTATTATCGGTTGATGACGCGAAGGGATTCTCACTCCTGGCGATCGCGATGTCATTAGTTGCGATCGGGTTGCAATATTATTTGCGTTCCAGTGCCGCTAGAAGCTTCAAACAACCTTTGCGTTACTGGTGGTTGGGGTGGCTGAGCGGTGCCCTCGTGGTGGCGATCGCGATCGCATCGGTTATTAAAACTGAAACGGGTTGGGGTTGGACGTGGCGGGGACGCTCTCTGGCAGTGCCGACCAAATAG
- a CDS encoding protein kinase domain-containing protein, which produces MIGTILRGRYAILQQLGTGGFGETYIAEDRDLPGSPKCVVKRLKPQSADPFVLQTAKRLFDTEAAVLYQLGSHDQIPRLMAHFEEDRQFYLVQEFVEGRDLSQELLPGVRWSEGQVLAFLRDILGILEFVHQQNVIHRDIKPANIIRRYRDSKLALIDFGAVKEIRSLVTTIQAQSGNSVAVGTPGYMPGEQAVGKPRFSSDIYALGMTAVQALTGMPPEHLKEDITTGEVAWRQYAQVSEATARVIDKMVRSHFRDRYQSAREVLSDLGQTVGTTTVERTQQPFKLVPVLAGLGIIGTVIGAGLAAPRFWTQANIQPPITPVTASPSPSPNTPVTPVAVTPTPTPISSPTAPPVKADAATDAIIDRGADLWDNRKYAEALVEFDKAIAINGNYDRAWSWRASALNSLKRYNEALEAADKAISLNHNNAYALSNRGFALEKLMRYDEALAAYDRAVEINPNLDFAWKGRSAQLNFLERYNEALEAADKAISLNAKDAYTFANRGFALEKLMREDEALEAYKQAVRIAPNDAFLAGYRDRLEQRLKSKG; this is translated from the coding sequence ATGATTGGCACTATACTTCGAGGACGCTACGCCATACTTCAACAACTAGGCACTGGCGGGTTTGGCGAAACCTATATTGCTGAAGATCGCGACTTACCTGGTTCGCCTAAGTGCGTAGTTAAGCGTTTAAAACCGCAGTCTGCAGATCCATTTGTCTTGCAGACGGCAAAACGCCTGTTCGATACCGAGGCAGCGGTGCTGTATCAACTGGGCAGCCACGACCAGATCCCCAGGCTGATGGCGCACTTTGAGGAAGATCGACAGTTTTATTTGGTACAAGAGTTTGTGGAGGGGCGAGACTTAAGCCAGGAGCTTTTACCAGGTGTCCGTTGGAGCGAGGGACAGGTGCTGGCATTTCTGCGAGATATCTTGGGGATTTTGGAATTCGTCCATCAGCAAAATGTGATTCACCGCGATATCAAACCCGCTAATATCATTCGCCGCTATAGAGACAGCAAATTAGCCCTAATTGATTTTGGCGCGGTGAAGGAAATCCGATCGCTGGTGACAACAATTCAGGCGCAGTCTGGCAACTCAGTTGCGGTCGGCACGCCCGGATATATGCCTGGCGAGCAAGCGGTGGGCAAGCCTCGCTTTAGTAGCGATATTTACGCTTTGGGCATGACAGCAGTACAAGCTTTAACAGGTATGCCCCCAGAGCATCTCAAGGAAGACATTACCACTGGTGAAGTGGCATGGCGACAGTACGCCCAGGTAAGCGAAGCAACTGCCAGGGTTATCGATAAGATGGTGCGATCGCATTTTCGAGATCGCTATCAGTCAGCGCGTGAGGTACTCAGCGACCTGGGACAGACGGTGGGAACAACGACAGTAGAGAGAACCCAACAACCCTTTAAGCTCGTACCTGTACTGGCAGGCTTGGGCATTATCGGCACTGTCATAGGTGCTGGTTTAGCCGCCCCTAGATTTTGGACGCAGGCCAACATCCAACCCCCCATTACGCCAGTTACAGCATCCCCTTCCCCTTCTCCTAACACTCCAGTTACTCCCGTTGCCGTCACCCCAACACCTACTCCCATATCTTCGCCGACTGCTCCACCAGTCAAGGCTGATGCTGCTACCGATGCCATCATCGATCGAGGTGCAGATCTGTGGGATAACCGGAAATACGCCGAAGCATTGGTTGAGTTTGATAAAGCGATCGCGATAAATGGTAATTACGATCGCGCCTGGAGTTGGAGAGCTTCGGCATTAAATTCCCTCAAACGCTATAACGAAGCATTGGAGGCGGCAGACAAGGCGATAAGCTTGAACCACAACAATGCCTACGCTTTATCCAATCGCGGCTTTGCGCTCGAAAAACTCATGCGTTATGACGAAGCGTTGGCAGCTTACGATCGAGCCGTAGAAATTAACCCCAATCTCGATTTTGCTTGGAAAGGACGTAGCGCTCAGCTTAATTTTCTAGAGCGCTATAACGAAGCGTTGGAAGCAGCGGATAAAGCGATTAGCCTGAATGCCAAGGATGCCTATACTTTTGCCAATCGCGGTTTCGCGCTCGAAAAACTGATGCGAGAAGATGAGGCGCTGGAGGCATACAAGCAAGCCGTGCGAATCGCTCCAAACGATGCTTTCCTAGCTGGTTACCGAGATCGCTTGGAACAAAGGTTAAAATCTAAGGGCTAA